The proteins below are encoded in one region of Dioscorea cayenensis subsp. rotundata cultivar TDr96_F1 chromosome 18, TDr96_F1_v2_PseudoChromosome.rev07_lg8_w22 25.fasta, whole genome shotgun sequence:
- the LOC120282249 gene encoding dehydrodolichyl diphosphate synthase CPT3-like isoform X2: MTVKSIFHDSMDLKMKYKRQNNFKLSSNIFGRIWFSMRMFLFNVLSFGPMPAHIAFIMDGNRRYSKKHNSKEDTGHSAGFSSLTSTLQYCYELGVKYVTVYAFSIDNFKRKPDEVRSLMNLLKEKIDELLEETSVVNEYDIRVNFWGELNLLTEPVRLAAKKAMTVTGKNTGPVLSVCVAYTSTHEILHAVQESCANVNKMLAVRYSNECINSAEGLVSVADLEQHLYSVSCPEPDIVVRTSGESRLSNFLLWQTPYCHLQNPGALWPEFSLRHLVWSILQYQRAYSSLHAKRMRSKKKY, encoded by the coding sequence GACCTCAAAATGAAGTATAAGAGGCAGAACAATTTCaagttgagttccaatatttTTGGGAGGATATGGTTTTCCATGCGGATGTTTCTCTTCAATGTGCTCTCTTTTGGTCCTATGCCTGCACACATCGCTTTCATTATGGACGGAAATCGCCGATATTCAAAGAAACATAATTCCAAAGAAGACACTGGACACAGTGCTGGCTTCTCTTCTCTAACATCTACTCTCCAATACTGTTATGAATTGGGTGTGAAGTATGTGACTGTCTATGCCTTCAGTATTGACAACTTCAAACGAAAGCCGGATGAAGTCCGATCCTTAATGAATCTTCTGAAAGAGAAGATTGATGAGTTGTTAGAGGAAACCAGCGTGGTCAACGAGTACGATATCAGAGTGAATTTTTGGGGCGAGTTAAATCTATTGACTGAACCTGTGAGGTTAGCAGCTAAAAAGGCAATGACAGTCACCGGCAAGAATACGGGGCCTGTGCTTTCAGTTTGTGTTGCTTATACTTCTACTCATGAGATTCTGCATGCTGTTCAAGAATCTTGTGCTAATGTGAATAAAATGCTTGCTGTAAGGTATTCTAATGAATGTATTAATTCCGCAGAAGGCTTGGTTTCGGTGGCAGATTTGGAGCAGCATTTGTACAGTGTTTCTTGCCCGGAACCTGATATTGTCGTTAGGACATCGGGAGAGTCTCGCTTAAGTAATTTTCTTCTGTGGCAGACGCCGTATTGTCACTTGCAAAATCCGGGTGCTTTGTGGCCGGAATTCTCTCTTAGGCATCTGGTATGGTCTATTTTGCAGTATCAGAGAGCCTATTCTTCCTTGCATGCAAAACGAATGAGGAGCAAGaaaaaatattga
- the LOC120282249 gene encoding dehydrodolichyl diphosphate synthase CPT3-like isoform X3 has translation MKYKRQNNFKLSSNIFGRIWFSMRMFLFNVLSFGPMPAHIAFIMDGNRRYSKKHNSKEDTGHSAGFSSLTSTLQYCYELGVKYVTVYAFSIDNFKRKPDEVRSLMNLLKEKIDELLEETSVVNEYDIRVNFWGELNLLTEPVRLAAKKAMTVTGKNTGPVLSVCVAYTSTHEILHAVQESCANVNKMLAVRYSNECINSAEGLVSVADLEQHLYSVSCPEPDIVVRTSGESRLSNFLLWQTPYCHLQNPGALWPEFSLRHLVWSILQYQRAYSSLHAKRMRSKKKY, from the coding sequence ATGAAGTATAAGAGGCAGAACAATTTCaagttgagttccaatatttTTGGGAGGATATGGTTTTCCATGCGGATGTTTCTCTTCAATGTGCTCTCTTTTGGTCCTATGCCTGCACACATCGCTTTCATTATGGACGGAAATCGCCGATATTCAAAGAAACATAATTCCAAAGAAGACACTGGACACAGTGCTGGCTTCTCTTCTCTAACATCTACTCTCCAATACTGTTATGAATTGGGTGTGAAGTATGTGACTGTCTATGCCTTCAGTATTGACAACTTCAAACGAAAGCCGGATGAAGTCCGATCCTTAATGAATCTTCTGAAAGAGAAGATTGATGAGTTGTTAGAGGAAACCAGCGTGGTCAACGAGTACGATATCAGAGTGAATTTTTGGGGCGAGTTAAATCTATTGACTGAACCTGTGAGGTTAGCAGCTAAAAAGGCAATGACAGTCACCGGCAAGAATACGGGGCCTGTGCTTTCAGTTTGTGTTGCTTATACTTCTACTCATGAGATTCTGCATGCTGTTCAAGAATCTTGTGCTAATGTGAATAAAATGCTTGCTGTAAGGTATTCTAATGAATGTATTAATTCCGCAGAAGGCTTGGTTTCGGTGGCAGATTTGGAGCAGCATTTGTACAGTGTTTCTTGCCCGGAACCTGATATTGTCGTTAGGACATCGGGAGAGTCTCGCTTAAGTAATTTTCTTCTGTGGCAGACGCCGTATTGTCACTTGCAAAATCCGGGTGCTTTGTGGCCGGAATTCTCTCTTAGGCATCTGGTATGGTCTATTTTGCAGTATCAGAGAGCCTATTCTTCCTTGCATGCAAAACGAATGAGGAGCAAGaaaaaatattga